The genome window agcagGACACCTACCCCATCCTGCGTTGGAACCCCGACAGAGAGCAGGACACCTATCCCATCCTGGGTGGGGACCCTGACAGAGAAGAGGACACCTATCCCATCCTGGGTGGGGACTCTGACAGAGAGGAGGACACCTATCCCATCCTGGGTGGGGACCCTGACAGAGAGCAGGACACCTCTCCCATCCTGGGTGGGGACCCTGACAGAGAGCAGGACACCTATCCCATCCTGGGTGGGGACCCGGACAGAGAGCAGGACACCTATCCCATCCTGGGTGGGGACCCTGACAGAGAGCAGGACACCTATCCCATCCTGGGTGGGGACCCTGACAGAGAAGAGGACACCTATCCCATCCTGGGTGGGGACCCTGACAGAGAGCAGGACACCTATCCCATCCTGGGTGGGGACCCTGACAGAGAGCAGGACACCTATCCCATCCTGGGTGGGGACCCTGACAGAGAGCAGGACACCTATCCCATGCTGGGTGGGGACCCCTGACAGAGAGGAGGACACCCATCCCATCCTGGGTGGGGACCCGGACAGAGAGCAGGACACCTATCCCATCCTGGGTGGGGACCCTGACAGAGAGCAGGACACCTATCCCATCCTGGGTGGGGACCCTGACAGAAAGGAGACAgcacggggtggggggggtgcGGGTAGAGGAAATAGCAGAGCCGCTTACCTGCATACAGCTGGGCCTTCCTCCAGGCTGAAAAGGAACACACCCTGGTGACACCTCAGCCAGAACGAGCCTGTGCAGGGTGATCCTACCGGCTCTGGCCGCCCTTTGTTCCCAAGGGGAGACTCGTAAGGGAGCGGCTGCCGGCAGGTGCAGTGGGAACTCCTGGACGCGGGTCAGGAACCTGCACAACGGGCTGCGTGCACGTTGTCCAGCTATTGTGTGGATTTGGGCTGTCAAATGGCTGTCTGTGCCTCAACGACCTCAAAAATTCCCATTCTATGCTCAGTTGTGCTGCTACgaataaaatagtatatactaTGTGTGAAAATATTTAGGGAATAAAACTTCCATTACTTCATAATTGTGAGAAAGCATTATTATACCCAGGCTTTTTCTGGCAGATTTGGGAATGACCAGAAAGGAAGAATGATTTGAGGACAGGATGTGAGGTGACATCTGGGCGAAGGTGGCCAGCCTTTCACAGTCAGTTTCTAGAGAGAAGCTTCTGGGGATCGGCCGGCTCGCCCCGCTCGCTCCCACGTGTGGCCGGTGTCCTGTCCTCCCCTCTCCGCTTTCGGACCAGCACCTTCAGGACCTGCACAGGGGGCTCCCTAGACGTGTTGTGTTGTGTcgtgttgtgttgtgttgtgttgttgtgttgtgttgtgttgtgttgtgaCAGGGCcttgctatgctgctcaggctggtctcaattcctggcctcaaggaatcctcccaaagtgctagaattggAGGCGCGAGCCCCAGCGCCCACTGCGTGGTGTTTTGGGTTAGGGGCAGGCAGGAGGTCACACCCCTGAACTTAATGACCCAATTTATGTACATAGCTCATTCATGAAATATCAGAGCTTCTGGCTTTGGGCTTTCAGGTTCAGACTGAGAGCTAGATGCACTGAAGACTAAGAAACTGACGACACGGTGGACAGGCCAGGGTTGGAACAGCCCCAGGATGCATAACAGACTCCAGGAGCCACTGTCCCACGCGGGTTCCCAAGCACTGGGCAAGAAACAGCTGCCCAGCCCCGGGGAGCCCATGAGCAGGGTTCCACCTCCTGCCAGCTTCCACTTCTGTCCCCAGGGACGGGGTCCACATGTCTGTGCCTAACAGAAATAAGGAGAGGGCATACCTGCGTGTAGGTGGGACAAGGGGCCAAGGGACATGTGGAGAGTCACTCACCCACCATGTaagcctccttcctcctctctgaaaGGCAACACAAGGAGGCAGGCAGGTAAGCGAAGAACCAGAATGTGTCTTACAAAGGGGACACAGAGTGCAAAAGGGAAAGTAGAACTTACCGAGATCTGCCTGGAGTTCAtctgaaagatgaaagaaagcGTGAGCTCCCGGCCCTGAGAAAGGGAGGCCCGTGCCTGCAGAACCCACGGGAACCCTCTGCTGCGTCCTAGGAAGGGCCTGCCCCAGAGCCACCGAGCCGCAGCTCCAGCCGTCCTCTCTGCACCTCCTCAGACacctggctgggcctggggccgggTGTCGCTAGAGCTGCCCACGGATCTGGGCACGAGCTGCGGCCCTGGCCAGCCCTGGCCgtcctgccttaccgcctgccttCCGCGCCTGCTCCCTTGCCTTCCGGTCCTCCTCCTTCTCCCGGTGCagcttctccccttcctgccgcTCCTGCAACTTTGTGGCGCGTTCTCTCTGAATAAAATATCCAGCCCCGAGCAGCAGGACACCCAACGTGACCATGGTCACAGCGAACGCTGGCTTCCAGGGAGAGGCCTGCGGGAAGAAGGGCTCTGTGGCCCAGCGGAGACCGGTCAGGGGCCCAGCCGGACAGCGGCCCTGCACACTCAGGGACAGCACTGCCCCCCAGCCCCGCTGGGAGCGAGGAGCGGCGCTGACCTGGGATGAAAACGGCCGTGGCCTTCTCCTGGCCCAGGACGGGGTTGAGGACGGAGCAGGTCACGTTCCCCACAGAGCTGTCTCTCACCACCAGCGCCGCCTCCACACTGAACAGCTCCTCGGCGTCCTGGGCGTGGGCCTCGGAGAAGCCCAGGAACCTCTCTCCGCTGACGTCCCTCCACCGCACCTGCGGCTTCGGGAACCAGCCCGAGGCCGTGCACAGCACGCGGACCCCGCCGTCCTCTGGCCCGTCGATGCGCACGTGGGGGGCAGAGCCCACGCCTGCGAGAGGGAAGCCATGTGGGTCAGACCCGGACCAGCAGTGCCCAGGTGTCGCCCAAGTCCAAGGGGAGCCAGTCATTTGCACTCTGGGGTCCTGTGGGAAGGACGCCCCCGGGAAGGGTGACGCAGTGGCCCTGCCACAGGGAACAGAGGGAAGGAGCACAAGGCCAGTCGGCTGTTCTCTGCCGCCAACAGGGAGAAAGgctcagaggaagaggaggaatttGGTCCCGGGTCCCACCTTCACCTCCACTCTCCCCACCTCACACACTCCCCCGGGACACCGTTTTGCatggcctctgcctctctctgtgaACCACCTCCAAACCTGCATAGCTCCACAACCCCCAACAGAACTTCCTTCCCTTACAACTGCATCTCTGTGGCGTGCCTCTGCCACGATGCCTCCCATGCACTTCAAACTCAAATTCCAGACCTGAGTTCATAATTCTGTCCCATATCCGGTACATTGATACAAAAATATCCTGTGTTCTTCACCTTTCTTTATGCCCAGCTCACCCTGTGCCACGTCCTTCTTAGTGGCTTCACACTCTGGGTCGGGCTCAGTCATGTGACTTGATTTGGCCAATGGGAGGTTCGCAAGGGTGACTCACGTAGAGGTTGGAAAGGCCCTGGCACCACGGCTTGCCCTCTGCTGATCCCACGGGAAGGACAAGCTTGGGCTGGCCACTGGAGGATGGGACTCACGGAACATGGCCTGGCCATCCCAGCCTTTCCAGCTGAACCTGTCATATGTTAGCCAACATCCAACCGGCCATCGATATGTAAACAAACCCAGCCATGCTCCACATGGTGACCTCTTCAGCGGACAAAAGCTACACAAGTAAGCCCAGCTAGATTAGCCAAGGCCAGTCCAGATTAGTTCATGCCTAAATCAAATGTTTATTCCTATATGCCACGGAGATTTTGTGACTGTTCATTTCACAGCAACAGGAAACTGATGCGTAATTAGCAATCTTTCTACCACTAAACAAGTGGTCAAAACAACCCCCTGGGACTCTATGAAGTCCCCCCTTGCCCCTCCAAACTCTCTGTGTCCCCAGATCTGCTCTCCAGGCCTGGCACATTTCAGGGGCcctatatatttgtatgtatttatttatttgcattgaatttatttatttgtgttgaatTTATTtgtactgaataaataaatgagtgaatgagtgtcCTTCTACTTATCTATAAAACGAGGGACTATTCAAAATGAGGTTCCGCCCACTCCGACACTCCAGGACTCTAGAACACAGATCAAGTCACCAACCTGCCACCTTCAGTTCCAAAGTGGCCTCCTCGTAGAAGGCTCCCTTTCTGAAGAAGCAGGTGTACATTCCGTGGTCAGAAGCGCGGACGTGGCTGATGCGCACCGCAGCCTCCCCGCGGGCGAGGCCGCCGGTCACCAGCGAGGTCCGCCCTGCGTACTGGGCCATCAGCTCCGCGCTCTGCTCGCGGCGGTTGCGGTAGACCAACACCGCGTCCGAGAACCTGCCGCGGAACCAGCGCAGCTCCATGTCCTCCGCACTCGAGGCCGGGGAGAGCGAGCAGGGCAGCGTGGCGTCGCCACCCAGCACCGCCACGACGGGCTCCCACGGTCCAATCACCAGGAACTCGTCTGTGGACCCCGACGCGGAGAGAGAAAGCGGGGCTCAGGCCGCCAGTGCGGAGGGGCCACCCTGAGCCGGTGATTCGAGCAGTAATCGCTGAATCTGGCCGAAGCCTGCAGCCAGGGACGTGGCCCAGAGACAAGGCAAGGGGCCTCCCCCGCCAGCCGTGCTGCTGGCCCCAGCCCCGTCCAGGGAGGACTCTGCCCCTGGGGACTCGCACTGGGCGCAGGCGCCGGAGCCCCGGAGGGCTGGGGAAACACGGGTGGCTGAGCCCCACCCCACGGCCCCTGGCTCAGCCCCGCTAGGGAGCTCCCCTGGCCGCGGAGACTGTCGGCCCAGGGACCCCAGCTCTAACCTGGCTCGGGACAAGCCTGAAAACTGACGGAAGAGCGCGCGCGGCCTGCGCCAGAACCGACCACTCAGCCGCGCCCAGGACGTCCCGCTCCCTTCCTAAGTTTAATGTTTCTGCCCATGTTTTCCTCCGCCGAATCCATGTGCGCTGACAACCTAGGGTCAGTGCTGCTTCCGCTCCAAACCCGCCCTCACGCCTCAAGGGGGCCGCGAGTTAAGTCCTCTCTGCGTGATGCAGGAAGCTCGCCAGGGCTCCCGCGGCGCCTGGCCCTCCGCGGCCCGGCGGGCCTGCACAGCACGACTCTTCCGCAGCACAAGTCACGGCGGGCCTCCACAGAGCCACCTCTCCTCCCTGAGCTGCCCACCCCGGCCAGGGCCACCACAGTCTCCCCGGTGGACCAGTCTCCCCATAAGTGTCCTCTCCCCAGGCGCCTGTCGGCGACCCCCTAACCGTGCCCCTACTCTGCTCAAAGCCCTCCACGGCTCCCCAGTTCCCTGCAGTGCCCCACAGGCCTGACGGGGTGACCCCAAGTCCTTCTCTGTCCCAAGTCCTGCTTGTCTGCCCCTCGCTGGCTCCAGCGGTGCTCGCCCCGCGTTCCTCAACACCGGCCGCTGCCAGCTGCGTGCCGCTGCTCCCCGCAAGGGACCCGGCTTTCCCAGAGACCCCACGGCTCACCCCCActcccccaggccctggtccCCGCCTCACCGCCCACTGACCCTCGCTGAGCACTGCGGCCTGCCCACACCCACCCTCCTTCATCTCTCATCACACTCGTCCTCTCGCACAGACTCCCACTGGGTTGTCCCTTGCAGGATGCCCTGCCCCCGCCAGGCGTGGCTCCGACGAGAAGGGGCTCGGCCTGCTTTGTTGCTGGAACAGCCCCTAACACATAGTGGGCAGCCCTTCGCTATCAGgacactgaatgaatgaaggatcGAATGCTTCAAATACCAGGAAAGCAGGAAAACCAAAGCTGATGGGAAGaggtatttttaagtttttcatatttggctttttaaaacataaaagaagtcATCATTGGACAACTGTCAAGATCCCTCATGGCAATTTTAAGGTTTAATGACTCTTAAAATTTAACTTCCGATCAGCGGCTGTGGAGCAGCGATCTTGCTAGGCCGGGTGCTCCCGGGCCTACCATCCAGGCGGGAGCCCCCAGGCGGACCGGgagggggatgggcacgctcaCCTGCGGACGCCCAGGTGGGCAGCTGGAGGACGAGAAGCAGGGAGGCCAGACAGCAGAGCAGAAGGTGGCTGGAGCAATTCTCCATCTCCTCCGAGCTGGGG of Microcebus murinus isolate Inina chromosome 5, M.murinus_Inina_mat1.0, whole genome shotgun sequence contains these proteins:
- the LOC105867216 gene encoding butyrophilin subfamily 1 member A1-like translates to MLRKSRPFKLETEKSSSEEMENCSSHLLLCCLASLLLVLQLPTWASADEFLVIGPWEPVVAVLGGDATLPCSLSPASSAEDMELRWFRGRFSDAVLVYRNRREQSAELMAQYAGRTSLVTGGLARGEAAVRISHVRASDHGMYTCFFRKGAFYEEATLELKVAGVGSAPHVRIDGPEDGGVRVLCTASGWFPKPQVRWRDVSGERFLGFSEAHAQDAEELFSVEAALVVRDSSVGNVTCSVLNPVLGQEKATAVFIPEPFFPQASPWKPAFAVTMVTLGVLLLGAGYFIQRERATKLQERQEGEKLHREKEEDRKAREQARKAGDELQADLERRKEAYMVAWRKAQLYADWRTEQFQAWSVTLNAGSAHSNLAISQDKKSVTLRDTCGDSQGIFSVWGLEGIPAGRRYWEVEVRHGDNCRWALGVCREDVKRTEWYKECPEKGFWVMGRFDDGYCACTNPDTELRLRQAPHRVGVFLDYSEGDVSFYNMTDGSHIFSFPPASFSGTLFPYFRLMSGDVSLTLCSVVGWPKGLPVPHHISSSLEEPESSPGEGFGSGSGVGGAPPGVESPLLPCGPEAVPV